A single Anatilimnocola floriformis DNA region contains:
- a CDS encoding SUMF1/EgtB/PvdO family nonheme iron enzyme: MPEELSPDYAAERKAAEWVLSVNGKVAFEDASGKVIRKVSESSTTLPVEDFAISAIELINLGLDDQLLANLSSCTRIKSADIRGNRFTSIGLQNLSKCRRLNYLSVANNPIGAGFGKLLQNWPHIEAVFTASRSIDDAAMEGMPILPRLWVLSLEGSSLSDDGFASVLRCCPRLGVIDIQSTKFGWKGLKSAPTLWKVGCSGSRLTRESVQTLLELPSLATLYIVPDWTDGAIAELLPLKSRLKLLVLNSDKNFPGLSEDALLSVAQLTSLQEFLYLGPKGVCTDKALQSLAKLPDLRRLEIEGPANSEVTTEVVTEFRRQRPDVRFNWHPTQGARDFPALVAWPEGPDGGVAPWDLPTGAPPPAIIPFTPEQAKQYQEAWATYLKKPIEIENDLGMKFRLIPPGEFESHSENADSLYRISDPIYYGTTEVTYGQFAKFVEETHYKTEAEIYRNGQNATFELDSNANWKSAFETDPRRPVTHVQPADIQAFCEWLGKRDSANYRVAYVSEWEFATRAGGAGEQGYERNGEDWLQYEVLSSIDGKLKLPQFVGSKKANPFGLYDMIGNVHEYCLASGAGNHLYRFDVRGMSHGNTTEENGFPNIGKSWGAPHINKNVGFRVVRTEKQLPSPLTQPLLIRRGQPLSPHASVSRPAKITGLRSWSVEPKLLTDGPLSVAINQDNQVATSGYEVDGATRLWGRRGEVKELLLGSDTYKTRSAWSPDKKWLAVAGFNGSLDLWGGAKRQRIQAIPPTIKQFDGCSGIMWSPDSESIALCGEVSSHFRVFSLRTMQTRVIPGPEPFYFSWSNDGSMLAATHFYGGVDIYRTSDWQVIKSLPIKLPRDVKFGGSIDAPILAVSADDFTRVSLWNAKTWEPLPALERPTEYVEALAWSPDGTKLAGGYEELVVWNVESGKLLWSKGTSSRHGLAWTPEGKQVITASQSVPRYFDAESGTEIPGAPLTSLPLHSHKYRPFKSTPDLARILLQPDPDRAALQWWDARQGVLLREFTGFQRPFSISPDGKQVALTGGAEAKGSVLFFVPDKPEPQLNTLIVDPSSEITNIAWSPDGKLVAAAGQKTIKLWDVAAQKIRGEITASEVVKELIWTAEAKQLAFFGESKVEMLDVASLQRKIVYRAAGKEGIWRLLLCPGEDRFAVGESNDNVYLVDGANPESASLLPVARDWVVQNWTRDGSGVIWNHRSMPGVSQIYNVTPRTVSPNPAFPVAQSQYGSKAVWMEPHPRLTFADDAKKHATGVILPLVAKDHWLVLGPTGHYRGTSGVEDHIVYVAQTEEGEYLTLAPSEFQKRFGWQNDPAQAWHTEP; the protein is encoded by the coding sequence ATGCCGGAAGAATTGTCCCCGGATTACGCGGCGGAGCGTAAGGCAGCGGAGTGGGTTCTCTCAGTGAATGGTAAAGTGGCGTTCGAGGATGCGAGTGGGAAGGTAATTCGTAAGGTGTCCGAATCCTCGACCACTTTGCCCGTCGAAGACTTTGCGATTTCAGCGATCGAACTAATCAATCTCGGTTTAGACGATCAATTGCTCGCGAATCTATCTTCGTGCACGCGGATCAAGAGTGCAGATATCAGGGGCAATCGGTTTACGTCTATCGGACTGCAAAATCTCAGCAAATGCCGGCGACTGAACTATCTCTCTGTTGCAAACAATCCGATCGGGGCTGGATTTGGAAAGTTGCTGCAAAATTGGCCACACATCGAAGCTGTTTTTACCGCGAGCCGCTCTATTGATGACGCGGCAATGGAAGGAATGCCAATTCTTCCGCGTCTTTGGGTGTTGAGCCTGGAAGGCTCTTCCCTGAGCGACGATGGCTTCGCCAGTGTTCTTCGATGTTGTCCGAGATTAGGGGTGATCGATATTCAGAGCACGAAGTTTGGCTGGAAGGGGCTGAAAAGCGCACCCACCTTATGGAAAGTAGGCTGTTCAGGTTCGCGGCTAACTAGGGAGTCGGTGCAAACGCTTCTAGAACTCCCGTCTCTCGCTACGCTCTACATTGTGCCCGATTGGACAGATGGCGCGATTGCCGAATTATTGCCGCTTAAGTCTCGTCTGAAGCTCTTGGTCCTAAATTCGGATAAAAATTTCCCCGGCCTCAGCGAAGATGCGCTGCTGAGCGTTGCGCAACTCACATCGCTGCAAGAGTTCCTATATTTAGGTCCGAAGGGAGTCTGCACGGATAAGGCACTCCAGTCGCTCGCTAAACTACCAGACCTCAGACGACTCGAAATTGAGGGCCCAGCGAATAGCGAAGTCACGACCGAGGTGGTGACTGAGTTCCGTCGCCAGCGTCCCGATGTGAGATTCAATTGGCATCCGACCCAAGGCGCTCGCGATTTCCCCGCCCTCGTCGCCTGGCCCGAAGGCCCCGATGGTGGCGTCGCTCCCTGGGACTTGCCGACCGGCGCGCCGCCGCCGGCGATCATCCCTTTCACGCCAGAGCAGGCCAAGCAGTATCAAGAAGCCTGGGCCACTTATCTCAAGAAGCCCATCGAAATCGAGAATGACCTCGGCATGAAGTTCCGGCTGATACCGCCGGGGGAATTCGAGTCGCACAGCGAGAACGCAGATTCGTTGTATCGCATTTCCGATCCGATCTATTACGGCACGACCGAAGTAACTTATGGTCAGTTCGCGAAATTTGTGGAGGAGACACATTACAAGACCGAGGCGGAAATCTATCGCAATGGTCAAAATGCGACGTTCGAGCTTGATTCCAATGCCAACTGGAAATCGGCGTTTGAAACTGATCCGCGCCGCCCAGTCACGCATGTGCAACCGGCAGACATTCAAGCCTTCTGCGAGTGGCTGGGCAAACGCGATTCCGCCAATTACCGAGTCGCCTACGTATCGGAATGGGAATTCGCGACTCGTGCCGGAGGTGCCGGCGAGCAAGGTTACGAGCGCAACGGCGAAGATTGGTTGCAGTACGAAGTGCTCTCCAGCATCGACGGCAAACTCAAACTCCCGCAGTTCGTTGGCTCCAAGAAAGCCAATCCATTCGGCCTATACGACATGATCGGCAACGTTCACGAGTACTGTCTTGCCAGTGGAGCGGGCAATCATCTTTACCGCTTCGACGTGCGAGGTATGTCTCACGGCAATACGACTGAGGAGAATGGGTTTCCCAATATCGGCAAATCCTGGGGCGCGCCGCATATCAATAAGAACGTCGGGTTCCGTGTGGTGCGAACCGAGAAGCAGTTGCCGTCGCCTCTCACGCAACCTTTGCTCATTCGCCGCGGACAACCACTCAGTCCGCATGCTTCCGTTTCGCGTCCAGCGAAAATTACCGGCCTGCGAAGTTGGTCGGTCGAACCGAAGTTGCTCACCGATGGCCCTCTTTCGGTTGCCATCAATCAAGATAACCAGGTCGCGACGTCCGGATACGAAGTCGATGGGGCGACCCGACTTTGGGGGAGAAGGGGCGAGGTGAAAGAGTTGCTACTCGGAAGCGATACCTACAAGACACGCTCCGCATGGTCGCCCGATAAAAAATGGTTGGCAGTGGCCGGCTTCAACGGATCGCTCGATCTCTGGGGAGGCGCGAAACGCCAGCGGATTCAAGCCATTCCGCCAACCATAAAGCAATTCGACGGTTGCAGCGGAATCATGTGGTCACCGGATAGTGAATCCATCGCACTCTGTGGAGAAGTTAGCTCGCATTTCCGAGTTTTTTCACTCCGGACCATGCAGACCCGAGTGATCCCGGGCCCAGAGCCTTTCTATTTTTCCTGGTCAAACGACGGAAGCATGCTGGCAGCAACGCACTTCTATGGCGGCGTCGATATTTATCGCACTAGCGATTGGCAGGTGATCAAAAGCTTGCCAATTAAACTGCCGCGCGACGTCAAATTCGGCGGCTCGATCGACGCTCCGATTCTGGCAGTCTCCGCTGACGATTTCACGCGTGTCTCCTTGTGGAATGCAAAGACCTGGGAGCCGTTACCAGCGTTAGAAAGGCCAACCGAATATGTGGAGGCTCTAGCTTGGTCACCTGATGGGACGAAATTGGCAGGGGGTTATGAGGAACTAGTGGTATGGAACGTCGAATCGGGCAAGCTTCTCTGGTCGAAGGGAACCAGTTCCAGACACGGACTCGCCTGGACTCCCGAGGGAAAGCAGGTCATCACTGCCTCACAGAGCGTACCGCGATACTTTGACGCCGAGAGTGGCACCGAGATTCCTGGCGCGCCGCTGACGAGCCTGCCACTTCATTCGCACAAATACCGACCGTTCAAATCGACGCCCGATTTGGCTCGCATCCTTCTGCAACCCGATCCAGATCGCGCCGCGCTGCAATGGTGGGATGCGCGGCAAGGTGTTTTGCTACGAGAGTTCACAGGATTTCAACGACCGTTTAGTATTTCGCCTGACGGCAAGCAAGTTGCGCTGACGGGTGGTGCGGAGGCCAAAGGAAGCGTCTTGTTCTTTGTTCCGGACAAGCCCGAGCCGCAATTGAACACTCTCATCGTTGATCCGAGCAGCGAGATCACAAACATTGCCTGGTCGCCCGACGGCAAGCTCGTCGCAGCGGCGGGTCAGAAGACGATCAAACTTTGGGATGTTGCTGCGCAAAAGATTAGGGGGGAGATCACTGCGTCCGAAGTGGTGAAAGAGTTGATTTGGACCGCGGAGGCAAAGCAATTGGCCTTTTTCGGCGAATCGAAAGTCGAAATGCTGGACGTGGCCTCACTTCAACGAAAAATCGTCTATCGAGCCGCGGGAAAAGAAGGGATTTGGCGCTTGCTGTTATGTCCAGGCGAGGACCGATTCGCCGTTGGTGAAAGCAACGACAATGTCTATCTAGTAGATGGTGCGAACCCGGAAAGTGCGTCCCTACTCCCAGTTGCCCGCGACTGGGTGGTTCAGAATTGGACTCGCGATGGTTCAGGCGTCATTTGGAATCATCGATCGATGCCTGGCGTTTCCCAAATCTATAACGTCACTCCGCGCACTGTCTCGCCCAATCCCGCATTCCCTGTCGCTCAAAGCCAATACGGCTCGAAGGCGGTCTGGATGGAGCCGCATCCCCGCCTTACTTTCGCCGACGACGCGAAGAAACATGCCACCGGCGTGATCCTGCCTCTCGTCGCGAAGGATCACTGGCTCGTGCTCGGCCCGACTGGCCATTACCGTGGGACGTCGGGCGTGGAGGACCATATTGTGTATGTGGCTCAGACTGAAGAGGGCGAGTATCTTACGCTCGCGCCGTCCGAGTTTCAGAAACGGTTCGGTTGGCAGAATGATCCGGCCCAAGCCTGGCACACTGAGCCTTAG
- a CDS encoding integrase core domain-containing protein, whose protein sequence is MKKNVERFVQSIQQECLDRFVVFGSGHMDAIFSEYMQHYHTVRPHQGEGIANELLNRKKKRGRPRKIASLGEVVPLNEIRCSERPGGLLKSYWRKAG, encoded by the coding sequence GTGAAGAAGAACGTCGAACGGTTCGTGCAGTCAATTCAGCAGGAGTGTCTGGACCGGTTCGTTGTGTTCGGGAGCGGGCACATGGACGCGATCTTCTCGGAGTACATGCAGCACTACCACACGGTGAGACCGCATCAGGGCGAGGGGATCGCAAACGAGTTGCTGAATCGGAAGAAGAAGCGAGGACGGCCGAGAAAGATTGCTTCGCTCGGTGAGGTTGTGCCGCTGAACGAGATTCGATGTTCGGAGCGGCCGGGTGGGTTGTTGAAAAGTTATTGGAGGAAAGCGGGGTAG